A genomic region of Anaerolineae bacterium contains the following coding sequences:
- the pstA gene encoding phosphate ABC transporter permease PstA: protein MLGLTGVATLLAVIPLVWITVYVIIKGGAAINLDFFIHLPRPMGTPGGGVLHAIEGSLVMVALASFFAIPPALLAAFYLLYRPNTPLANALRFSTDLLSGVPSIVIGLFGYAIIVVHQKHYSALAGGVALAIIMLPVVLRSTEEMLKLVPKDLREGALALGSPEWRAALSVLLPAAAEGIVTGIMLAIARATGETAPLLFTALGNDNYDIGRYIRQGMQYHQSLGQILGNILGQPTDALPLTLWKYAQQPYPERIQQAWAVALVLMLFVLTLNIVARLWLASAKRHRR, encoded by the coding sequence TCAAAGGCGGGGCGGCCATCAACCTGGACTTCTTCATTCACCTGCCGCGCCCGATGGGGACGCCCGGGGGCGGTGTACTGCACGCCATCGAAGGCTCTCTGGTGATGGTGGCGCTGGCCTCGTTTTTCGCCATTCCTCCGGCGCTGCTGGCCGCTTTTTACCTGCTCTACCGTCCCAACACGCCCCTGGCCAACGCGCTGCGCTTCAGCACCGATTTGCTCTCCGGCGTGCCCTCCATCGTCATCGGCCTGTTCGGCTACGCCATCATCGTGGTTCATCAGAAACACTATTCGGCGCTGGCAGGCGGCGTGGCCTTGGCCATCATCATGCTGCCCGTGGTGCTGCGCTCCACCGAGGAGATGCTCAAACTGGTGCCCAAAGACTTGCGGGAAGGCGCCCTGGCCTTAGGGTCGCCGGAGTGGCGGGCCGCCCTTTCGGTGCTACTCCCCGCCGCGGCGGAAGGCATCGTCACCGGCATCATGTTGGCCATCGCCCGCGCCACAGGCGAAACCGCGCCACTGCTCTTCACCGCCCTGGGCAACGACAATTACGATATTGGCCGCTACATCCGCCAGGGGATGCAATACCACCAAAGCCTCGGCCAGATTCTGGGCAACATCCTCGGCCAGCCCACCGATGCCTTGCCTCTTACCCTGTGGAAATACGCACAGCAGCCTTACCCCGAGCGCATCCAACAGGCCTGGGCCGTGGCCCTGGTGCTCATGCTCTTCGTGTTGACGCTCAACATTGTCGCCCGACTGTGGCTGGCCTCGGCCAAACGCCATCGCCGTTGA